From the Cyanobacteria bacterium FACHB-DQ100 genome, the window TTTTGCGGGTTGCTAATCAGAGCGTAAGCCGCTTGCTGAATGCGATCGTGCAAGAACCGATAGTTTAAGTAGGTTAGATGAGTTGTTGCAGGGTCAATTTCAGACGCAGAGGTGGGAGCAATCATGCCAAAATCGACTGCATGACTCAGCAATTGAGTTAGCTCTACTTCAGAGCTTGGGTGAATCAGTGCAAGCGTTTTCAGGTCAAATTGATTACCGATGCAGGCTGCAAGCTGAAGAACTTGCTGAGTGTCATTCGGTAACTTTTTGAGCTTACGGATTAATAATTCAACAATGTTATCGGTAAAGTCGATCGCCTGAATTTGCTCGATCTCCCAGTGCCAACTTCTACGATCGACATCAAATGAAAGCAGCTTTTCTTGATGCAGTGTTTTGAGTAATTCATTGATAAAAAATGGATTGCCCTCGGTCTTCTGCATCACTAACTCAGTGAGCGATTGCACCGCATCGATCGAACACTGCATGGTATCAGAGATCAACTCAGCAACCTGCTCTGTGTTTAGGGGAGTGAGCACGATCGACTGGAGGTTCACGTTTGCCGATTGCAGTTCTGTACACAACATCATCAGCGGATGAGCAGCATCTACCTCATTGTCTCGGTATGCTCCGATTAAAAAGAAATGCTGCGTTTGCTCATTGGTGAGCATTAGCTTGATCAGTCGCAGAGTTGCGGAGTCTGCCCACTGAAGATCGTCAAGGAAAATCACAAACGGATGGGCAGGCTGGCAAAAGACCCGAATAAAGTTTTGAAATAGACGATCGAAGCGATTTTGGGCTTCAGTCGGTGGGAGAACGGCAACTGCAGGCTGAGCATCAATTATCCATTCAAGTTCTGGAATCACGTCGATGATCACTTGCGCCTGTGTTCCTAATGCAGCAAGTAGCTGTTCGCGCCAGCGCTGTAATTCTGTTTCAGGTTCGCTGAGCAGTTGCCGCATCAGCGATTGGAATGCGACCACGATTGCAGAATACGGAATGTTGCGCTGCAACTGATCGAACTTACCGGAGATAAAATAGCCGCGCCGCTGCACGATCGGCTTGTACACTTCCTGTACTAGCGAAGATTTACCAATGCCGGAATATCCCGTGACCAGCAAGAACTCACCGCTTGCCCTCTGTGGCACTGCAACGCGATCGAAGGCTTCAAGCAGCGTTTTAACTTCTCGGTTGCGTCCATAAAGCTTTGCAGGAATCTGAAATCGATCGCATAAATCCTGCTGCGCCAACACAAATGCTTCGATTTTCCCGTCTTGTTCGTACTGTTGCTGACAGCGTTCTAAATCATGTTTCAGACCAATCGCGCTTTGATATCGATCTTCTGCGGTTTTTGCCATTAGCTTCAGCACGATCGCAGACAGCATTTCTGGCACGTCAAAATTTAGCTCAGTGGGTGAGATTGGCTGTCTTGCTAAGTGACAATAGACCAGTTCTAACGGATCATGCGACTCAAAAGGTAGACGCTGTGTTAGAAGTTGATAGAACGTGACTCCAAGCGAATAGAAATCAGTGCGATAGTCGATTTCTCGATTCATTCGCCCGGTTTGCTCTGGAGATAGATAAGCTAGTGTTCCTTCTAGGCGAGCTGGATTGATTAGAGACTGGGTTTCTGCTTGCAGAACTGTTGCAATGCTAAAGTCAGTAATTTTAACTTGTTTGGTTTCTGAATTGATTAATAGATTTGCCGGTTTAATATCTTTATGAATGATGTTGTGTTGATGCAGTTGAGCGAGAATTTGTGCGACTTGGATCGCGATCGCCAAAAACTCGCTTAAGCTCGGTGCATGGTGTTCGTAATATTGCTTGAGTGAAACTGCACCAAAATCCTCTAGCACCAGTGCTAAAGCAGTTCCATAATTCTCGATACAGTAAGAGCGAACGACTCCGGGCAAATTGAGCCGCTCCGATAGGGTAAACTGCTTGCGAAAGATTGCCAGTTCTCTGGATGTCGGATACTGACCTTTGAGAAACTTAATAGCAACAGGATGCTGATCGCGCGATCGATATCCTCGATATACGACAGTTTTTGTACTTTCGTAGATCTTTTCGTTCAGTTGGTATCCAGGAAGTACAGGTAACATTTCGCACTTGCTTCAGTCTCAATGGGTTTAGACTGCCCACGAATTCAACCAAAGCAACGACTCCTTAACTCCTTCAATTTCTTCAATTGAAGAATGAGCGAAGTGCTCTACCAATTACGCCATCCGCCTCTACTTGCTTCTTTGGTTCGCTCAGCAATCAAGGACTGGTATTCTTGCGAGCTTGCCCAGCGATCGATTTCTCGCGCTCTTAAAACCGGAACGGGGTGCGACAACTGTACAGTTTGCAGTTGTTTGAGCATTTCTCCCATCTCGGTTTTGCTGATATCGTCGTAGGCACGAGCTTGAGCGATGAACGCATCTAGGTTTAATTGCTTCACCAAACTGGGTGATCCGCCTGTGAGCTTCATCATCACTGACATTGTGATTCTTGGATCTTGAGTGGCGAGCAGGGCGGCACGATCGCAGGTAAATTCGGCACAGCGTACCCAATTCATGATTTGAGCCTGCAAGCCTTGGGTAATCACACCGCCGATCGGGAAAGGTAGCTGACCGGCTGCGAGGACTAGTACATTGGCAAGTGTCAGATAGACACTGTGATCACACTTAAGATGTCCGAGTTCGTGAGCAATCACGGCTTGAATTTCTTCGGGCGTGAGCAATTCGATTAGCGAAGTGTGCATCACGATAAACGGCTGCCTGCCCCGCATGGCGAAGGTGTAGGCGTTGGGAACAGGATGCTGACGCACGTAAAGCTGAGGTGCTTCGAGATCGAGAATGCGGCTGGCTTCGATCAAGAGCTTGTGCAGATCCGGCAACTGCTGTTCGCTCACGAGAATGCTGGAGGCGATATTTTCTAGGTAAAAGAATTGCTCTGCTACCGGGCCTAATAATGTGCGGATTGCAAGATCCAGTCCTGGCAACTGCTTCAGGGCGTTCGTTGCTTCGAGATCGAGGGGATGGCGGAACTGGTCGGCTTTTAGCCCGATGAGCGTTGACTTGGGAAAGGACATAAGCCACCGTGAGAATACAGACTGTTGCTGATTCAGTATAGCGATTCCGCCGTCATCCCTGTCAAAACAGTAGGGGGGGCGTTCCTCTATGATTGCAAACAAGCCCCGATCGTTGCCACAACCGATCGTCCTAATGTGGGATAGTCATATCCGCCCTCTAAGCCAAACACAATTCGTCGGGTAACTCCCAAGCAATATTGCGTAAACAATTGGTAGTCCTCTGGTTTCAGCGAAATTCCTGACAATGGATCAGCATGATTTGCATCATACCCCGCACTGATAATCAGTAGATCTGGCTGAAACTCACTGAGAAATGGAATCACTTTTTGCTCAAACAGCGGTTGATAGTCTTCGATCGTGCTTCCGGGTGCGATCGGCAAATTCAGGGCATTCTGATGTAAGCCTGTTTCTGAAGAATGACCTGTACCCGGATATTGCGGTGACTCATGCAGCGAACAAAACCGGATTTTGGGATTGGTTTCAACGATCGCTTGTGTGCCATTCCCGTGATGCACATCCCAATCGAGAATACAGACGCGCTCTAGTCCCTGTGCCAAAGCAGCATAAGCGGCGATCGCAGCATTGCTAAATAAACAAAATCCCATTCCTTCATCCGCAACGGCGTGATGTCCGGGTGGACGCGCTATTACAAAACAGGGTTCACCAGATGCGATCGCAGTTTCTACTCCATCAATCCAAGCATTGACCGCCAGCATCGCTACTTCAAAACTGCGCGGACAGATGATCGTATCGCCATCAATATAGCCGCCACCCCGATTCGCCAAGAGTCGAACTTGCTCAAGATAGCGGCGATCGTGAATCAACTGCATTAGGGGCAGGGGCGATCGAGCTTCAACGGGAGTGGGCGATTTCCATTCGAGTTGATTTGCCCAAGGTGCAGATTTAAGCGCAGCCCGAATCGCAGTCAACCGTCCAGCATTTTCAGGATGAAAATCGCCCGTATCATGCAGCAGAAACTCATCGGAATAGATCACCGGGAACATAGGCGCGATCGGAAATGGAGAGCAAGATTTTAATATAGCAATCTTAGAAGAGCGATCGGCTTAGCCTCTATAGCGATCCGGTTTGAGCTGTGAACGCTAAAAGGAGTAGGAGACACCCCGCTCCCCACTCCCTACGCTCCACCCCACATGAAAAAACCTCCAGCGGTCGAGAGCTGGAGGTCTTCTTGATTCAACGCATCAATTAACCCACTTGAACCTGGTTTGTATCCACTGCCGTTGCACCATTGACGTTATTTGCAACGCTCACCATTTTGTTCAACACATCCTGGCTTGGAACACTGCCTTTTAACACCACAGTCGTTCCCAACTGCGCCACCCAAAGCGTATTGATATCATCTAGCTGACTATCTTGATCAAACGCCAAAGCGACCCGCTTCGCCAAACCGCTTTGATCATACTCGCCATTCAAACCAACTCGCTCTGGTGGAATCGTGTCTCCGGGAGAGACTTGAGCCTCTGGAGGCGCAGAAGCTGCTGCGTCTGGCGCAGGCTGACCGCTGACCGCTTGCTCCGGATTCTGAGGCTTCTCCATGCCAAAAAGTCTTTGTAACCAACCCATAACAATTCTGACTCCAAATATCACGATACACAGTGGAATTGAACGATCGAGCCACTGCAATATTCATCGCTCCAGAGAAGGATTGCAGCGGAATACAGAACGCAATTCAACTAATTTCTGCTGTATCGACAAAAATTTTCTAACTCAGATTTTTTCGGAAATTCTTCGACTTCTGGCTGGACAAGACCGAACCAATGTCGCACGATAGAAGGAACTAAATGTTACTAGGAATACAGCAATGAAGCATACGCTCTCGGTTTTGGTAGAAGATGAAGCCGGAGTTCTGACTCGGATCGCAGGATTGTTCGCCCGACGCGGATTTAATATTGAAAGTCTGGCTGTGGGTCCGGCTGAGCAAATCGGCGTTTCGCGGATCACGATGGTGGTGCCGGGAGACGATCGCGTGATCGAACAGTTGACCAAGCAGCTTTATAAGCTGATCAATGTGATTAAAGTTCAAGACATCACAGAAGTTCCCTGTGTTGAACGCGAACTCATGCTGCTGAAGGTGAATGCAGGCAGTTCGACGCGATCGGAAATCGTCGAACTGGCGCAAATTTTCCGGGCGCGAGTGGTGGATGTGGCAGAAGATTCACTCACGTTAGAGGTCGTTGGCGATCCCGGAAAAATAGTGGCGATCGTGCAGGTATTACAAAAATTTGGGCTGCGCGAGATTGCCCGCACTGGCAAAATCGCGCTCAGCCGCGAATCTGGCGTGAATACAGAATTTCTCAAATCGCTCGAAGCGAAAGTGTAAATCCGAAAGGGCAATCAACAAAAGCAATCAACAAAAAAGAGCAATCAACAAAGCAGGGCTGGAGAGATCTAGCCCTGCTTTGTTGTCTGGGATCAAGCGAGGTCAAGCCTGCGACAGACCTGCCGCAGACTTACATCACTACTACACCGGAATCCAGCGACCGACTTCACCTGATACCAAGCTTGCATAGTACAGGTTACCGTCAGCACCCGTTCTGATTTGTCCCAAGCCAAACATGAACTCAGCAAATCGTCGCTGATCCACCACTGCACCCGATGAATCAAAGGACAGCGCATCGACTGTTCCCTTACTCATGTCCGTGATGATCAAGTTACCGTTGTAGAAGTCGCCAACGTTGATGGCGTTACCACCGCCACCATAGTGTCGGTACGAATAAAGCGGATTTGTCACCGTCTCACCCCCGCCATTCGCCATGAACGCTTGAACGCTGGGGAGTCTATCATAGCCACCTGCTCTGTCAGGGCCTTCATACGCCACCCAGCCAAAGTTCTCGCCGCCTCGTCCGGTGTTGACTTCCTCCCATTGCGCCCAGCCGACATCGCCAATGTAGGTTTGTCCATTGGTCGGGTTAATCGTGAAGCGGAACGGATTTCGCAAGCCATACTGCCAGATCTTCGATCGATTACTTTGGGCATTGCCATCAAAGAATGGATTCGAGGATGGCGCAGCTCCTGTAATCGGATCAATCCGCAGAATCTTACCGGACAAGTTGTCGAGCGTTAAGCTGCGGAAGGCTCGTGGATCGACATCATTGTAGGAAGCACCGTCGCCGTTACTCACATACAAGTAACCATCATTGCCAAATCTCACTGTGCCAACTGTATGCGATTCACTATCGATAATCAGGAAATCCTGAACGTAGTTGCCATTTGCATCTCGACCTGATTCCGGGATAAAGAAGTTGTTGGTGCCGTTATCGCCCGGATTGCTGATGTACTGCCAAACGCTATTTCGACCTAAGATGACTTCTTCGCTGCGCCGATCGATCGATACGACTCCGTTGTTGATGGTTGCCGTAAATCGTCCTAACCGTGCTGTCCGGTTGCCCACTGCATCCGGTCGCTCTAATTCAGGGACAAAGCCTGATCTGCGGGTTTCGGGCGGATCATACGAGTACATCAAATAAACATACGGGCTGCCATTGAAGAACTCTGGATGTACGGCGAGACCGAGCAAGCCACGATCGCGGGGACTGTTGACAATATCGGAAATATCAACGGCTGGGGTTTGTTGCAGCACCCCATTGCGAGCCACGCGGACGACACCATTCTTCTGAGCGACGAACATATATTCACCGCCCGGTGTCCAATCGAATGCGGTCGGCTGCAAGAGTCCTGAAATCACGGTTTGACGATCGACGTTGCCGAAGTCGTTATCTGCGATCGACAGAGTTGCGGTGCCCTGAGTGCCCAAGCTGCCGGAGAACGGATTGCTCAGGGTGAGATTGACGGTTTCGTTGCGTTCGCTGTCACCATCATCGCGGATTGCGATTGTGAAGGTCTTACTGGTTTCACCTGGTGCAAAGGAGAGCGTGCCAGCCGTTGCAGTGTAATCTGAGCCAGCCGTTGCAGTCCCATTGCTGGTAGCGTAGCTAATGCTGCCAGCCGTCGAGGTAGACCCACTGCGCTGAACGGTGATGGTTGCCGTTCCCGCGTTTTCGTTTTCGTTGAAGACCGCCGCGCTAAATGTATAGCTAGTCGGCGCGTCATTATCAATGATCGTAATCAGCGAGGTGCGGTTAATCCCCAGTGCTGCGCCCGAAGTTTCTCCTAACCCAAAGCCGAAACTTTCGCTGCCTTCTTCAATGTTGTCATTGAGAATCGGGATGGTTACCGTTTTGCTGGTTTCTCCCGCTGCAAACGTGAGTTGACCTGCGGTGGCAGTGAAGTCTGTTCCCGCTCTGGCGCTCGCTTCTCCGGTGGTGTAGCGCACCGTTGCGACCCCATCGCTACCGCTGACTCGATCGATACGGATCGAAACGGTTCCGGCATCTTCGTTCACGGTGACGCTGTTCGTTCCGATGACGAGTGTACCGGGATTGGTCGAGAAGACATTGCTGTAAAGCTGCGATTGCGGAATGATTTGACGGGCTTGATTGGCGCTAAACCAGCCGAGCTGTGCGACTGCATCGTAGCCGTTCTCGAAATACTCCATCACAATGTCATAGCGCTGTCCGGCTTGAAGCGCGATCGTGCCGGTGCGCTCAGTTGCGGATTGATCCGCAAAGCTGTCGATAATGAGTTGACCATTCACAGACAGCCGTACCCCATCATCAGTGGTGGTGAAGAAGGTGTATGTATCGTTGTGAAGAGGCTGAACTTGACCCGTCCAACGGACTGAGAAGGTGTCAGGAGCAATGTTGGGATCAGGTGAACTTTCTGCCCAGTTAAAGTTAATGTTGGCATCAGTCCGAGCAAATTTGAAGGCTGTGAAGTCGATGTTGTCGAAGTATTCGCCTCGTAAACCGTTGCCGGTGCCAGTGGGCGGAGGAGTTGGAGTGGTGGGCGGAGGTGTGGGGGTTGTAGTAGTAGAGCTAAACAGTTGAGACTGTGGAATGATTTGCTGTGTAAAGCCAGGTACTGACCAACCGAGGAACGCCGCCGCCGCACCGCGATTCTCGAAATACTCCATGCGGATGTCGTAGCGCTGTCCTGCAACTAGCGCGATCGACCCTGTACGCTCTGTCACTGACTGATCCGCAAAGCTGTTGATCACCAGTTGATTGTTGACAAACAGGCGGACTCCATCATCAGTGGTGGTGAAGAATTGATAGGTTCCAGACGTGGGTGCGAGCACCTGACCTGTCCAACGTACCGAGAAAGTGTCATCTCCGATGCCTGCGGCGGGTGAGCCTTGTGACCAGTCAAAGTTCACTGTGGTATCAGTGCGCGTCAGGATGCGGTTGGTGAAGTCGACGTTGTCGAAGTATTCGCCCAGTAGACCATTACCGGTGCCAGCGGGCGGAGGAGTTGGAGTGGTGGGCGGAGGAGTTGGAGTGGTGGGAGCAGTGCTAAACAGTTGAGACTGCGGAATGATTTGCTTCGTAATGCCTGGCCCTGACCAGCCGAGGAACGCTGCAGCCGCAATGCTATTCTCGAAATACTCCATGCGGATGTCGTAGCGCTGTCCTGCAACTAGCGCGATCGACCCTGTACGCTCTGTCGCTGGCTGATCCGCAAAGCTGTTGATCACCAGTTGATTGTTGACAAACAGGCGGACTCCATCATCAGTGGTGGTGAAGAATTGATAGGTTCCAGATGTAGGTGCGAGCACCTGACCCGTCCAGCGGACTGAGAAAGTATCAGAGGCAATGCCAGTCGCGGGTGAGCCTTGTCCCCAGTCAAAGTTCACTGTGGTATCAGTGCGCGTCAGGATGCGATTGGTGAAGTCGATGTTGTCGAAGTATTCGCCCAGTAGACCGTTACCGGTGCCAGTGGTTGGAGGAGTTGGAGGTGTGGGGGTTGTTGTGGTAGAGCTAAACAGTTGAGACTGTGGAATGATTTGCTTCGTAATGCCTGGCCCTGACCAACCGAGGAGCGCCGAGGCATCATAGCCATTCTCGAAATACTCCATGCGGATGTCGTAGCGCTGTCCTGCAACTAGCGCGATCGACCCTGTACGTTCCGTCGGGGGCTGATCTACGAAGCTGTTGATTACGAGCTGGTCATTGACAAACAGGCGGACTCCATCATCAGTGGTGGTGAAGAATTGATAGGTTCCAGATGTAGGTGCGAGCACCTGACCCGTCCAGCGGACTGAGAAAGTGTCATCTCCGATGCCTGCAGCGGGTGAGCCTTGTGCCCAGTCAAAGTTCACCGTGGCATCAGTGCGCGTCAGGATGCGATTGGTGAAGTCGATGTTGTCGAAGTACTCACCCTGCAGTCCGTTACCATCCGCAAGAATGCCTGTGTACTGAGCGAGTAAATTAGAATCAAACGGTAAAGCCGCCTCGATCGTCGAGGTGGACGTTTCAAGTATCCAGTTCCCACCGCGATCTGCACTTCCAGTTGCATCTGCTGAAGCAGCAACATCAGCCCCAGTGAGTTCGCTTAGAACTGTAATCAGCGAAGTATTGCCATCTGCAACATTACAACCGTACAGCAGGATATCTGCATCGGTAGACAGAGCATTTGACCAACTTCTCAGCTTGTCGCTGTAGCTAGAGATCGTACCGAGGTCAAGAGCCGCCTTGCCGAGTTCAATACTGCTAATGCTGCCGTGAGAGAGGATGTGAACACTATCTAAGTTTTGATATCCAGCGAGGACTCCGCTGATTTGGTCGATTCCGTCTGTGTTGGCATTGAGCAATACGACCTGTGTCCCACTGATTACGCTGGCAGCGAGACTCTGAGCATTTTCAACGGCTGAATCGATGAATACCAAGCGATTCGACGAACTCGATCGCGCCGTTTCCAGATTGGCGGAGTCGAACGGGGAACCACTAGGAGATTGAGGATAACTTAAGTCTAAGAGATTTGACGAATTAGAAGAACTCTGCATTTCGCTTCATACGTGAAAACGACAGGACTGGCGGGCCCGACCCGGCACGAGAGCGCGATCGCGATGCTCGTTACCTAAATTCAGGCAGGTAAAACTCAGCCAACTCATTCGAGCGGCTTTGCAACCTACACACACATAAGGCGGGTCGCGACGAGAACAAGATGAATCAATCGAGTATCAGGAGCGGTCAATCGAGTATGTTGAACACTACAGCGCTAGATTTCAGGTCTAGATGGCTATGGTGTTCGATGCGCGTGAGACCCACAGAAAATGCGTGAACTGATCTACAAGAGATCAATTCGCGTGGGAGAGTCGGCTCTAATGTGCCGCTGTCTCAAATCCTGCTGGCGAAGCTAGACTCGCTCAGTGCATCACGAAATGCTGGTTTGTAGGATTGTTTTGATATTTGCGCCCCTCGAAACTAACATTGTTTCGGAAAATACTTAAGTGCTTATACGTGACTTTAACGAAATTTCAAGAGGATATTCTGTTTTGTAAGAATTACAAGTAGTCAGTGCGAAGCGATATCGCCTGAGATGCCTGGTTTTGCTAATCTATGACCGCCATATCTTATCTTCATGATGAAAGCATCAAGAAAAATCGATCGACATGAAGAAACCGAGAAATTACACAGACTCCCGGTTTAAAGTAAAAGCTGACTACTTAGATCGGGTAGGCGATCGTGACTCCGCTTCCGCCATCAGCGCGATCGGCGAGTTCAAAGCGATCGACCCGTGGGTGACGTTTGAGAAACTCGTGGACACCCTGCCGCAGCTTGCCTGTTCCATGTCCGTGAATAATCCAGATCGGAGTTTGCGCTTCTGAGATC encodes:
- a CDS encoding phospholipid-binding protein encodes the protein MGWLQRLFGMEKPQNPEQAVSGQPAPDAAASAPPEAQVSPGDTIPPERVGLNGEYDQSGLAKRVALAFDQDSQLDDINTLWVAQLGTTVVLKGSVPSQDVLNKMVSVANNVNGATAVDTNQVQVG
- a CDS encoding M48 family metallopeptidase, with protein sequence MSFPKSTLIGLKADQFRHPLDLEATNALKQLPGLDLAIRTLLGPVAEQFFYLENIASSILVSEQQLPDLHKLLIEASRILDLEAPQLYVRQHPVPNAYTFAMRGRQPFIVMHTSLIELLTPEEIQAVIAHELGHLKCDHSVYLTLANVLVLAAGQLPFPIGGVITQGLQAQIMNWVRCAEFTCDRAALLATQDPRITMSVMMKLTGGSPSLVKQLNLDAFIAQARAYDDISKTEMGEMLKQLQTVQLSHPVPVLRAREIDRWASSQEYQSLIAERTKEASRGGWRNW
- a CDS encoding histone deacetylase, whose product is MFPVIYSDEFLLHDTGDFHPENAGRLTAIRAALKSAPWANQLEWKSPTPVEARSPLPLMQLIHDRRYLEQVRLLANRGGGYIDGDTIICPRSFEVAMLAVNAWIDGVETAIASGEPCFVIARPPGHHAVADEGMGFCLFSNAAIAAYAALAQGLERVCILDWDVHHGNGTQAIVETNPKIRFCSLHESPQYPGTGHSSETGLHQNALNLPIAPGSTIEDYQPLFEQKVIPFLSEFQPDLLIISAGYDANHADPLSGISLKPEDYQLFTQYCLGVTRRIVFGLEGGYDYPTLGRSVVATIGACLQS
- a CDS encoding DUF4347 domain-containing protein, producing the protein MQSSSNSSNLLDLSYPQSPSGSPFDSANLETARSSSSNRLVFIDSAVENAQSLAASVISGTQVVLLNANTDGIDQISGVLAGYQNLDSVHILSHGSISSIELGKAALDLGTISSYSDKLRSWSNALSTDADILLYGCNVADGNTSLITVLSELTGADVAASADATGSADRGGNWILETSTSTIEAALPFDSNLLAQYTGILADGNGLQGEYFDNIDFTNRILTRTDATVNFDWAQGSPAAGIGDDTFSVRWTGQVLAPTSGTYQFFTTTDDGVRLFVNDQLVINSFVDQPPTERTGSIALVAGQRYDIRMEYFENGYDASALLGWSGPGITKQIIPQSQLFSSTTTTPTPPTPPTTGTGNGLLGEYFDNIDFTNRILTRTDTTVNFDWGQGSPATGIASDTFSVRWTGQVLAPTSGTYQFFTTTDDGVRLFVNNQLVINSFADQPATERTGSIALVAGQRYDIRMEYFENSIAAAAFLGWSGPGITKQIIPQSQLFSTAPTTPTPPPTTPTPPPAGTGNGLLGEYFDNVDFTNRILTRTDTTVNFDWSQGSPAAGIGDDTFSVRWTGQVLAPTSGTYQFFTTTDDGVRLFVNNQLVINSFADQSVTERTGSIALVAGQRYDIRMEYFENRGAAAAFLGWSVPGFTQQIIPQSQLFSSTTTTPTPPPTTPTPPPTGTGNGLRGEYFDNIDFTAFKFARTDANINFNWAESSPDPNIAPDTFSVRWTGQVQPLHNDTYTFFTTTDDGVRLSVNGQLIIDSFADQSATERTGTIALQAGQRYDIVMEYFENGYDAVAQLGWFSANQARQIIPQSQLYSNVFSTNPGTLVIGTNSVTVNEDAGTVSIRIDRVSGSDGVATVRYTTGEASARAGTDFTATAGQLTFAAGETSKTVTIPILNDNIEEGSESFGFGLGETSGAALGINRTSLITIIDNDAPTSYTFSAAVFNENENAGTATITVQRSGSTSTAGSISYATSNGTATAGSDYTATAGTLSFAPGETSKTFTIAIRDDGDSERNETVNLTLSNPFSGSLGTQGTATLSIADNDFGNVDRQTVISGLLQPTAFDWTPGGEYMFVAQKNGVVRVARNGVLQQTPAVDISDIVNSPRDRGLLGLAVHPEFFNGSPYVYLMYSYDPPETRRSGFVPELERPDAVGNRTARLGRFTATINNGVVSIDRRSEEVILGRNSVWQYISNPGDNGTNNFFIPESGRDANGNYVQDFLIIDSESHTVGTVRFGNDGYLYVSNGDGASYNDVDPRAFRSLTLDNLSGKILRIDPITGAAPSSNPFFDGNAQSNRSKIWQYGLRNPFRFTINPTNGQTYIGDVGWAQWEEVNTGRGGENFGWVAYEGPDRAGGYDRLPSVQAFMANGGGETVTNPLYSYRHYGGGGNAINVGDFYNGNLIITDMSKGTVDALSFDSSGAVVDQRRFAEFMFGLGQIRTGADGNLYYASLVSGEVGRWIPV
- the ilvN gene encoding acetolactate synthase small subunit, with the translated sequence MKHTLSVLVEDEAGVLTRIAGLFARRGFNIESLAVGPAEQIGVSRITMVVPGDDRVIEQLTKQLYKLINVIKVQDITEVPCVERELMLLKVNAGSSTRSEIVELAQIFRARVVDVAEDSLTLEVVGDPGKIVAIVQVLQKFGLREIARTGKIALSRESGVNTEFLKSLEAKV